The DNA region GTAATTATTATGTTAAAGAAAAATTTGTGACTTATATTTATCCCGAAAGAACAATATCATTAACTCGCTGTAAGCGTATAACACCGGAGGTGAGTCATGAGAAGATTCTGTACAAGTG from Marinitoga hydrogenitolerans DSM 16785 includes:
- a CDS encoding exonuclease domain-containing protein codes for the protein MCLLDTETTVLNLKSVNRIIEIVIYNIIITEKSNYYVKEKFVTYIYPERTISLTRCKRITPEVSHEKILYKWSR